AGCTAGTTTCAAGCCACCATCCTGGGtgcttttcgtttttccaatgGCCGCGTCATGGGCTCGATTTTGGAGCAGTTTTTAAACTGATTCATATATATCCTCATCCTCTATATCAAATTCACATCGATCCGGGTTTTATTTCTTACTctgattttctttgtttctccCTAGATCTCTAAAtctcacttttttgaagaatttgaagCAGGTGTGGCCTGCAATTCGACTTATTCTGCCATGTcgttccaacatttttcacttaaaagtAGTggcaaaatatagaaaaccgCTAGgtttatctggaaaaaaacttttttttaatgttaaacgTTTgagaaagtgctcaaaaattattctgaaagTTGCCATTTTGATaccaatttttcctgaaaaattgttggagcaattggtaattttgtagaatttccgCCCATCCCTGCTTTGAAGTATTCATTTTCACATACATATGTGCTATCCGAGTTATTATATACCATTCCCCCCCCCACCATCGTCCCCCATGTTCATTCTCCAATATGTATACCGTGTGATCCAAGATCTCCCCGTCATATTATCGACGCTGCTGCTCTAGTATGATTCCTAGTGCTTCCTGCCGTAGTTACCATCTAGAATCGCCTCTCTCTGTATAAACTTTGATTCACCACCACCCCGATTTGCCAGAGCCATAATCTTCCCAGTTATACTATcatccatttttgaaatggaacCCCCGTTGTTCTccgttttcacttttttttcttgaattgtaataatgttcaaaaaaatttgtatacgCCTCGTGTCTTTCTCTCCCCCCAAACCACCATTACACTgcataacattttgaaatacgtttcaacaataataaaatcaagagattttaatttttattcattttcaaaaaaaaaacatcatatTACAATTTCTTGCCATATACAATCtcctgaaactttttggaagattTATTAATGTCCTCGAAGAGTTTCAGCCTTCCATCCTGGAAGTTGTCGCGCATTTCACTTTTGGGATAGTCAATTTTGAAGTACGAATATGGTTTTTCAGGGGTATACTTTTTCCAAAGCTCGGGCCCATTGATTCCGTTTGGGTTTCTGAAATATAGGGGTTTATTATAGGCACGCAAAAAACACCCTTTTGAAATCAGagtgcaatcgcgctccagtGCAATAACAAAACTTTCCATaatttgggtctcgttaggttttGGTGATAACCCCGtaaattcaaacgtttttttaattatttgcgAGCATTTTTACTATGTTTGCCGTCGTTTTTATGTAGAAACGTtgttcaaatagtttttttttaattctatcaattttgaaataaaaattatttaaaaacaatgaaaaactcTGGAAGAGCTGTTGGTATCGAAGTTAATAATTGAAcactttcgaattttttgctttgGTGCCAAACCTGCCAAAACCTGATGAGACCCAAATTATGAGGGCGGAGCGTTTCAATTTGCCTTTGGAGCtaatttttaagtgtttcgCAACAACCATTTCAATAGATACGACGCCCGACATCTCGCGagtctatttttaaaaagtcgtCAAATATAGACTCGCGAGATGTCGGGTGATGTGTCTATTGGCAGGGTTTTTGTGAAACATTGAACAATATTTTACTGTGTAGACAGAATTAAAAGCAACATTTTGTTTGTTAGGcgttttttttgccgaaactTCTAGTTTCAGAGATAtactcatctgaaaatttttaaatcaccgaaaaaaccaaaaacttttataCTTCGGATCGGGACTCTATATCTTCAAAAATGCTTACCcatatttcacaaaattagCCGTTAAAGTCCCCATCATATCAATTACTTTGAATTCTTCTTCAATCGGACTAAATTTCCCCATTCCTTCTCCCAACATGTACTTGAGCTCCGATCCATGATTGGCTGCTTTGAATGGGAACCACGTGGCATATGGATCATTTGAGCCCATGTTATAGTAGTCGAATGAACCGAGGTACGCGTTGCTTCCGTACTTTGTGCTGGTTTTTACGGTTTCAAGAGCGCCGATGTTGAACCACGAGTCGCtgatgagctgaaaattgatttttttcgaatttttgaattttgtcacCTGCCTGTATAAGTCTCTTTTCCACTGCTTTATCATCGTTCttgtcaatatttttcatataaaattccattattcttttttgaacATCTACTGCATTTTCTACAACATCCGATCCAAAAGATGATTTGATGATATCCATATCATTTCTTCTACTTTGGAACAttgtaactgaaaattcaaatactgGTCTAACACCGTACTTCTACAGTattactacagtaccctggcAAAACCCATATATTAGTTTAATTTACGTTCTCCTCAAATAccatgaaattttgcaaatttgtatgcaaattttcatagatttcaaAGCGTATAAATTGTTTTGTGGCAAAATTTTccctctcaaaaaaaaagttaaaaaacaattttttttctaaaaatgctctaaaaatgCTCAATGAATGCTTTTaaaatgctctaaaaatgctccataaattctatgaaaatgctCAATAAATGCTCTAAAATGCTCAATGAATGCTctaaaaattctatgaaattgctctaaaaaattctataaaaatactCTAAAAATTCTCtctttattaaattaaacttaCGGAATCCAAGACCTTCATATTCGTCTACAGTGGCCATTGCGTCAAGCTTCGGAGCTTCCCTACTCAACTCGTCAAATGGCTTCGGGAAGAAATCTCCGTCAAAGTTGGGAATGAAGGTTAAGAAACCTGacgcttttttctcaaaagttgcagtttcttggaattttgaaagtgGTTGAGACTTGTACCATTCGAGAAGGCTTTCCGAATCTAggcataatatttttatttggttAACTAAAACATCTCGAAGACTGTACCTTCTCCCTCGTAACCATGATGTTTCGCAAAgttcctaaaaatttccgCTTCTTGTTCTTTAGTTCGAATCGAGAATTCACAAAACGCAGAACCAGACATTGCCATGAATCTAtggaaaagttctgaaaatattaaatcatGCTTCTACCTTTTTatcattgaatttttactgttCGAGTGAGGGCTCAATGCTAATAATCCTGCACTGACTCCCCCAGCACTTGTCCCACAAACTGTTACAATGTTTGGATTTCCACCAAATGATTTTATATGTTCCTGGACCCATTTCAGAGCCAAAGTCTGATCCCATAATCCATAGTTTCCACGAGAAACTTCATCTCCAGTTGTCATAAAACCTAACGGTCCGACTCTGTAGTTGGCAGTCACAACGATCACATCTTTCAGGGGaagagttctgaaatttttctcatttcgtTTATACGTTTGCCAATAATTTTGTTACCCAGACAACGAATAGTCATCAAACATTGAAGAGAAGCCGATTTCAAAACCTCCACCATGAAAGTAAACCATTATCGGGAGTCCATTTGGCTGGAAACAAGCTTTATTTTATCAACTACCTAATTATGAACGTACAAATTCCTCTGATTTCCAACTTGGagcgaaaatgttcaaattcagGCAATTATCTTCCGCAAACTCTCGATACCCGGgaggaagaagctgaaaaactcTGTTAAAATATATTCTTTAACCAGAATGCCCTACATTTGAAATCATATGTCCAGATTGTGGACATCCAGGTCCATATTTATGACAGTTCAGTGGTTTTGTCCATTTTTCAGCTTCGACTGGTTTTTTGAAGCGGAGCTCACAGATTGGGGCCTTAGCAAATGGAATTCCAAGATATCCATTCACGATTTTGTCGTcctaaatatttaaaagctGGAGTAGcgtatcaaaaagtttatactggaattagttttaaaaaattattaactaccagtttttgaaaagcatTTCTCGCCGTGCTGTTCAATTATacagaatcaaaaaattgcaaaagcaACGTAGCGTATCAagaataaatatgaaaaaaaggaaCGATACATTTCTCAACTCGTCCGGAGGATCTCgagcttttgttttttttttcaaactcccacaaaaaaatcatggaaaaatttggaattcccCTTATTTCTAAAAGTattacagcaaaaaaaactaagtaTTACTCACATGTCTATAAATATTTCCGATCACCGGACCACACGAGGCATTCAACACTTCCAGGCTGGCTTCAGGCTTCAGATGGGACAAAAATCCACCCATTTTGTGTCGGTTGTGAGgaaacaaactgaaaaatggtCACCTAGACACAACTTATATACACGCCCATTTGAGAGAAATAGACAGACAAACAAACAGTTCTAAAGATCAGATTTCGCAATAGGAAGTTGAGTGAGTAGGTTTTGGTAACTATTATaatatctggaatttttaccactgaattataaaaattttcaggttaatTTCTACATGTAGATTTACTGAGAATTTTTAACATATAAACTTTCTAAactatcaatatttttctaaacatatATTTTGGTCACAGATTATGTGCccgtttttggcaaaatgtttgtttttagAATAGAAAATTACGAAATATCAGAATCGGCATCTCCGAGAAGATCAAAAGATAGACTATACTTTTTTGGTCATAGGTTTTGTGCCTGATGAAATATAAATCTGCTTTtggattttagaaatttctatttcaattattaaaaaagttgcGAAATTCTATAATCTTTTTTTATATATGATGTATGTATTGGAGAAGGTTTCAAAGCTCAATGAtattcagttcaaaaattgttttctgtgATAGTGCACAATatccttaaaaaattttcaaaaaaaaaacctaaaaatggAAGATTTTACCATACTGCCTAcatgttaaaatattttaatacttCACAACACACAACAAATTTTATTACCAAAGCATTTTATCCTGAAAACTACTTATTCTTGAGTTACAGGGgcaaaatgttatattttttcgaaaaatttctagtttgtGATATGCTttgtaaaattccaaaaatcgaagaaCTGAAAACGTATATACTTTTGGTCACCACTGTAAGTTCTCACTATTTCAGTTAATTCAAATTAAACGCATTTtctgagttgaaaatttttcaatttcaaaaatttataaacgtGGTTTATATTATTTGATAAATAATGTTACATCTAAAATAGTTTATCTACATTCATTGTAAGAAAAATTACATAATAtcaatattatattttctttccaaaaaccaTTTCTTGATATTGTATTCCGTGTTCATTAACTTCATCTATAATCTTGTGCCTTCCATCCAAGAAATTGTCAGCCATTTCACATTTTGGATAATCAATCTTGAAATATCTTCCCGGATTGTCAAGACTGTACTTTTCCCATGGAACCGATACACCTTTCCCATttggatttctgaaaattacaattttacttaaaaaattttttttaaatttccctcaatttttattttatcttcCTGGTAAACTGAGAccatttttgtcaaaactataaataaatcacaaaaaatgatgCCAAAATAATCTCACAAAtagattaaaattaaataaatttgaaatttgagttaattaatttttgagctcGAAGCTTACccatattttgcaaaatttgtatgATAAGTTCCCATCATATCCATAACCTGCCTATCTTCTTTCGAAAACTCTCCAGTCCCTTCTCCAAAAATATATCTTAAATCAGAACCATGATTAGCTGCATTGAACGGCCTGTTTTTGCCAAACACAATTGGAGTGTTCGgattgaaataattgaaagaaTACAAATATACAGTATTTCCATACTTGACAAGTGATCGAACAGTATCAAATGCTCCCACACTGAAGTAGTAGTCTCCAAAtatctgtaaaaattttgctcacgccccaaaattaaaatttagcaGGAAACTTGCAacaaattattgttttaatttaaattaaaatgtttttaattgaaaattcaacaaaaaacatgtttgaGAAAATAAGTCAATCACATACCTCAACTAATGTCTTGGCaatgttttcttcattttcgtttccaccatttttcaaataagattCTGCAGCTCTCTTGACAACCTCTTCCCTGTTCCTTACAACTTCAGGACCCAAAGCTGCTGATAGCATTTGTTGAGGGGTTTTCTGGCCAGCATAGAAGTCTTCTAAAATACACTATCTTACTCAGAATTCTAACAGTTTATCAGACACTTACCAAAACCAAGTCCTTCATATTCACCAATTGAAACGATGGCACCAAGTTTCGGCGCCTCTTTTCTCAACTCGTCAAATGGTTTTGGGAAGAAATCTCCGTCGAAGTTTGGAACAAAGGAAAACATGCCAGAAGCTGGACACTTGTATCCTTCCGCTTTGAGGAATATCTCAGAGTCCTGGGATTGATACCATTGCAGCAGGCTTTtcgaatctggaaaaaatttgttactGCAGTATTTCTAAAGAATATACACTTAATTAGACAGCTTACCATTGCCGGTGTAGCCATGATGGTTGGCAAACTCTCGGAAAATTAATCCCTCAACATCTTTCGAACGGATACCAAATGGACATGTCGCCGCACCAGACATAGGAATgaacttttggaaatattctaaatatctaatattgttttattaattacaaaaactgTTACTATTAGCATGTGGACTCAGGGACAGAAAATCAACACTTGCTCCACCGGCACTTGTCCCAGAAATAGTCACATTGCTTGGATCTCCTCCAAATGATTTAATATGCTTTTGTACCCACTGTAGAGCCAAAGCTTGATCCCATAGTCCCCAGTTTCCCCGTGCCACGTCATCTCCAGTAGCGAAAAATCCGAGAGGTCCAATTCGGTAGTTGGGAGTGACTAGAATTACATCTTTAAGTGGAAGAGTTCCAGTTAAAGAATAATCATCAAACATCGATGAGAATCCAACCTCGAAACCTCCACCATAGAAGTAAACCATTACAGGAAAACCGTTTGGCTGAAATCAGAATAAATACATTGAAAACGGTAGAAGTGAGCTCACGAATTCGGCAGATTTCCATTTTGGTGCAAACACGTTGAGGTTCAAGCAATTATCTTCAGCGAAATCATGATTAGTAGCTTGTGAAACCatctgaaaagtttatttcttctattagaaTTTACACTTACCAAGGCTCCAAGGGCTGCTGACTGTGGACATCCCGGTCCGTATTTATAGCAATCCAGTGGTTGCGTCCATTTCTCAGCTtcgactgattttttgaatcgaaGGTCTCCGATTGGAGCCTTGGCAAATGGAATTCCGAGATATCCATTCACGATTTTGTCCccctaaaataattttcacatttcagaGGACGAGGCTTTTCGATCGCAAAATAATTTCACTTACATGTTCGTAAACATTTCCACGAATCGGACCACATGAAGCATTGAAAACTTcggtatttttttcaggtttcaagTGTGAAAGGAATCCACCCATGATACTATTAAATAATGAGAAACAAGCGGACACCAATGAATCAAATTGATAGTGTGTTATGTTTGCAGCACATCAATATAGTCTTATAAAGAGAGCGTTGGCAGAGACcacaaaacaaagaaaacacGGTCTGgtttatttatcaaattttttaaaacgaaaacTGTGCAAATTGTAGTTTTCGTAACAAGAACATAAAGAACAATTTTCGACAATGCCCACTACGGCACACAAACTATCAAAAGTTCATTCTACTGATTTCTTTGACTTCTTTGGAACGATCTGAAAATACTATTTCCATTCTTTAGTAATGGCCAAAAAGGTATCCCGttctagtttttcaataatttaaacgGGTATAACACAGAAACTGGAAACTCAAACGATTATCGACAACGTTTTTTGCAGTTTgcagaaattataaattagtCGAGCAaccaatatttgaaaatgctATATAAATTGTACACAGGAAACAAAAGCACAACAAGCATAAAGTTATTAGCGCCAAACAAGGAAATCAAATGATGATTCTCCAAACAGTGCAGTAGCAATGACTCCATCATTCCTTTCGATATCCCATCCATCGGAACAGTCAAATTCTTGAATTCCGATTCTAAAAgcttttaaattcaaatgttttgttctAAGAAAAGGCGACTTTTCCTAAATTTCAATAAGATTGTCAGATGCTGCATTACTAATTATCGACAGGTGTCTTTGTCGGCTAGGCTTAGTTAGGCACTGCAAGACTTATAACCaatgttaatttcaaaaatacctgTAATATTCTGCTCGCCGTACTCCGTCCCATCTATTTACTGCAATTTCATTCAACACTATAACAAAATCTCTTGTTTCGAGAGCATTGCTCAAGTGGAATCTTTTCAGTGTTTGCATGCTACCGTTTAACCAATTACGAATAAAATTGTTAATGTCTTCTGGTGTGAAACTATGTTTCCAGATTATCAGCTCTTCACAGTTCATGGATTTCAAATCATCGAGTGTGAAGCCTGGGTTGAAATAGGAGTCCAGTCGGCGAATATTTAATAACTGAAATTTACAGTATACTTTATGCAGTTTCACAGAGCCCATGCAAGATACTCACTATAGTTTTGTCGAGATCCATTGCAAACTGGCATTTGAGTGTCAATCCGTGTTCCACACTAATACTATTCAAAACCTTGCTCAGTTGCTCAGATGTGAGGAATATCTCCCTACCGACCAACTCGTATTTGCATTTTGTCAACCACGGTTTGTTTAATAGAAATTGGTAATCTCCGAAAAGTTGATCAATATCAAATTGCAAATCGATGTGATCTACTTCGAACAGGTTCAAAAAAAGGTAAAGCAATGAGGCGAGGTTATATGGACTTAGGATTTCAAGTGAAATTGCCTTTTGACTTCCGAATATACTGAAAAACATTAATAATTGTTTCTCATGAAACCGGGAATGCTTTTTACTACactgtttttttcagacagtTCGAATATTCCGccaatattaattttgcaaaaagttcgaattttccgacaaattttttttctgaaaatttgagttttcctTAACACGAAATGTATTTTTACTACAGtttcaaaccaaaaatagCACAGcaggcaacatttttttgtcctACGATCGGAAATCGCCTACAGAGCAATTTCCACGCACCctatatttttctctgaaaaattgaatttttcgccgaaatattttttcagggaaaatttgaatttcccaccaaataGGCGCCAATAACACGCGCCTCTGGCTTCCCTCCTATCTCGAAATATGAGAGTTTGCCGAAATAGGTATTTTTGACTTGCATGGCCAAGGCCGGCCAGAAACCCCGTACAATAACTTACTGaaacaaattaataaattgatGTACATCATTGATCGATGTTTGCATGGAACTTTTAATCGGACGAGTTTTAAGACCATTGTAAGAGAATATAACATCATTAAGAGATTcaaagattaaaaatttttgaaactcataCTTCTTGCCAACAGGATAATCGTGAATGAAGTTTTCAACCATTATTTTGTAAACTTTCCTctttattttcttaatttcaagTCGAGTCTTTTCCGATGTTTGCGAGAGTTTTGCACTAAAATAAGTTATATGCTTATTGTGTTTTATGAGAAATATATAACTcacacttcaaaaattttcatttgatgaataatttttcgaaaaggaACATATGGAAGTCTAAGTAAATGGAACGATTTTTCCCTTCGGCAAAAGCTGTATAGCAAAGAATGGTAAGCTTGAAAAAATCGCACGGTACGTTGAAATAAATTACTAACAAGGCTCATTTTGGGTGACAATTGTGCGAAGGGGAATGAGAGGGTGCGGGTGTCATTCTGCGCGGGAAATTTTTGCGATCGATATAATAGGCCCCAGCAATATAATTTGTAATAGGCCCATTGGCAAGAGTCTTGTGAACGCAGCAAATGTATATCTTGTTGAGTCAGAATAACCTAAAGAATACTAAAACGTATTATCTAGTTCGTAAAATTGCCACATAAaacgtggttttttttttgtaaatttgttcTTATTCATACTGCTTTTGTTCTTatttataactttaaaaaattaaaaaattaaaaaattcaactgaaGATCAGGAGTGGGAAGAGCTTAAATAAAAAGTATGCCACGTGTCATGTGgcagtttctaaaatttgataatataCTACAGTTCTTCCAACTGCTATGGGGACAGTTCtatctttttgaaatctaatactctaaaactgtcaaatttttcaacaaaaaacattatagaacaccaaaaaattgcgcggtaattcaaatttgaaggcATTTTTGACATTATTCGTTTACAGAGTTTcccgtttttgtttt
This is a stretch of genomic DNA from Caenorhabditis elegans chromosome V. It encodes these proteins:
- the cest-32 gene encoding Carboxylic ester hydrolase (Confirmed by transcript evidence) codes for the protein MGGFLSHLKPEASLEVLNASCGPVIGNIYRHDDKIVNGYLGIPFAKAPICELRFKKPVEAEKWTKPLNCHKYGPGCPQSGHMISNLLPPGYREFAEDNCLNLNIFAPSWKSEEFPNGLPIMVYFHGGGFEIGFSSMFDDYSLSGTLPLKDVIVVTANYRVGPLGFMTTGDEVSRGNYGLWDQTLALKWVQEHIKSFGGNPNIVTVCGTSAGGVSAGLLALSPHSNKLFHRFMAMSGSAFCEFSIRTKEQEAEIFRNFAKHHGYEGEDSESLLEWYKSQPLSKFQETATFEKKASGFLTFIPNFDGDFFPKPFDELSREAPKLDAMATVDEYEGLGFLTMFQSRRNDMDIIKSSFGSDVVENAVDVQKRIMEFYMKNIDKNDDKAVEKRLIQLISDSWFNIGALETVKTSTKYGSNAYLGSFDYYNMGSNDPYATWFPFKAANHGSELKYMLGEGMGKFSPIEEEFKVIDMMGTLTANFVKYGNPNGINGPELWKKYTPEKPYSYFKIDYPKSEMRDNFQDGRLKLFEDINKSSKKFQEIVYGKKL
- the cest-35.2 gene encoding Carboxylic ester hydrolase (Confirmed by transcript evidence) produces the protein MGGFLSHLKPEKNTEVFNASCGPIRGNVYEHGDKIVNGYLGIPFAKAPIGDLRFKKSVEAEKWTQPLDCYKYGPGCPQSAALGALMVSQATNHDFAEDNCLNLNVFAPKWKSAEFPNGFPVMVYFYGGGFEVGFSSMFDDYSLTGTLPLKDVILVTPNYRIGPLGFFATGDDVARGNWGLWDQALALQWVQKHIKSFGGDPSNVTISGTSAGGASVDFLSLSPHANKYFQKFIPMSGAATCPFGIRSKDVEGLIFREFANHHGYTGNDSKSLLQWYQSQDSEIFLKAEGYKCPASGMFSFVPNFDGDFFPKPFDELRKEAPKLGAIVSIGEYEGLGFEDFYAGQKTPQQMLSAALGPEVVRNREEVVKRAAESYLKNGGNENEENIAKTLVEIFGDYYFSVGAFDTVRSLVKYGNTVYLYSFNYFNPNTPIVFGKNRPFNAANHGSDLRYIFGEGTGEFSKEDRQVMDMMGTYHTNFAKYGNPNGKGVSVPWEKYSLDNPGRYFKIDYPKCEMADNFLDGRHKIIDEVNEHGIQYQEMVFGKKI
- the C52A10.3 gene encoding F-box domain-containing protein (Confirmed by transcript evidence), which encodes MSLVSNLFQRTVRFFQAYHSLLYSFCRREKSFHLLRLPYVPFRKIIHQMKIFEVAKLSQTSEKTRLEIKKIKRKVYKIMVENFIHDYPVGKKYEFQKFLIFESLNDVIFSYNGLKTRPIKSSMQTSINDVHQFINLFHIFGSQKAISLEILSPYNLASLLYLFLNLFEVDHIDLQFDIDQLFGDYQFLLNKPWLTKCKYELVGREIFLTSEQLSKVLNSISVEHGLTLKCQFAMDLDKTILLNIRRLDSYFNPGFTLDDLKSMNCEELIIWKHSFTPEDINNFIRNWLNGSMQTLKRFHLSNALETRDFVIVLNEIAVNRWDGVRRAEYYRIGIQEFDCSDGWDIERNDGVIATALFGESSFDFLVWR